Proteins encoded in a region of the Thermodesulfobacteriota bacterium genome:
- a CDS encoding iron-containing alcohol dehydrogenase, giving the protein MASFSFKLATSIRFGVGVIDELPDAVKKLKGTKPLLVADPSLRKAGLLNNLEEPLKKTGISYALFEEVDPEPGLKLADRATEMARKNGCDCVIGSGGGSAMDIAKAAAVLLTNKGKAVDYVGLNKVEKPGVPKIMVPTTAGTGSEVTFTAVFINEKTKSKGGINADFLYPELAILDPALTASVPPLVTAYTGIDAFTHALEAFVSRAAQPFSDLWALEGIRLISGSLRRAYCQGDDLEARSDMLLGSLYGGLALATAGVGLVHAMAYPLGGLYRIPHGLANAVLLPYVMVYNLVGDLPKFAAINEVMGEDVSHGSLRETAEMACEAVRLLCADVGIPESLKDLNIPEKDIPKMAKIAMTVARPIANNPRTVTVDEVIALYEMAYEGLD; this is encoded by the coding sequence ATGGCCTCTTTTTCCTTTAAACTTGCGACATCTATAAGATTTGGGGTCGGAGTGATTGACGAACTGCCGGATGCCGTCAAAAAACTAAAGGGGACTAAGCCGCTTTTAGTTGCTGATCCGTCCCTGCGCAAGGCCGGTTTATTAAACAACCTGGAAGAACCGCTCAAGAAAACAGGCATTTCGTATGCACTGTTTGAAGAGGTCGATCCTGAACCGGGTCTGAAACTGGCTGACCGGGCCACGGAGATGGCCCGCAAAAACGGGTGCGATTGTGTTATCGGGTCCGGCGGCGGCTCGGCTATGGACATTGCCAAGGCAGCGGCTGTTCTTCTGACAAACAAGGGGAAAGCGGTCGATTATGTCGGGCTTAATAAGGTGGAAAAGCCGGGTGTCCCCAAGATCATGGTGCCCACTACGGCCGGGACCGGCAGCGAGGTCACGTTTACGGCGGTCTTCATCAATGAAAAGACCAAGTCTAAGGGGGGGATAAACGCTGATTTCCTTTATCCGGAACTGGCTATTCTCGACCCGGCGTTGACTGCCTCTGTGCCTCCTTTAGTGACCGCCTATACGGGCATTGATGCCTTTACCCACGCCCTCGAGGCATTTGTCTCGCGAGCCGCCCAACCTTTCTCCGATCTCTGGGCCCTGGAAGGAATAAGGCTTATCAGTGGAAGTCTGCGGCGGGCTTACTGCCAGGGTGATGACCTGGAGGCCAGAAGCGATATGCTCCTCGGCAGTCTCTACGGCGGGCTGGCCCTGGCCACGGCCGGGGTAGGGCTGGTCCATGCCATGGCCTATCCTCTGGGGGGGCTATACCGGATACCGCACGGCCTGGCCAACGCGGTGCTGTTACCTTATGTAATGGTCTATAATCTGGTCGGAGACCTTCCGAAGTTCGCTGCCATCAACGAAGTCATGGGAGAAGATGTATCACACGGCTCACTGCGCGAGACGGCCGAGATGGCCTGCGAGGCAGTGCGCCTCCTGTGCGCGGATGTGGGCATTCCGGAGTCTCTTAAAGACCTTAACATCCCTGAAAAAGATATACCGAAGATGGCCAAGATTGCCATGACCGTGGCCAGGCCTATTGCCAATAACCCGCGCACCGTGACTGTGGACGAAGTGATCGCACTTTATGAGATGGCCTATGAAGG
- a CDS encoding C40 family peptidase, protein MSFPWQESIAKRKAKFSFIRFIVVILSVISLCLVFPASDGLAKTKRPLIVKAKAKKIVAHKKTSSKKSKSRHARKRLKRHIASNVSGTKASSIVQKENFVPDRKPLMKVIPLENGDYLLKPLDGNNVQNKSQEDTEGKNSIADSLNSGGSSKPSPNPVSSRVDPISLKAVSPEPTGLSHTDKPIEEGYCKRFANLLLTTAKQLLGAPYRLGGVSGLSGIDCSGFVQKVFAKFGVHLPRSSREQIKVGMLVTNKFDWSKLRIGDVLFFRRSPSSGQIGHTGIYIGEGKMIHAARRDRSVTISSLEKPYYKKTFVAAKRFFIFSPPQSGNI, encoded by the coding sequence ATGAGCTTTCCATGGCAGGAAAGCATAGCCAAGAGAAAAGCTAAGTTCTCATTTATCCGCTTTATTGTAGTGATTCTTTCCGTTATTAGTCTCTGCCTGGTATTCCCTGCATCTGACGGCCTTGCTAAAACTAAGAGGCCACTGATTGTTAAGGCTAAAGCCAAAAAGATAGTAGCTCATAAGAAGACTTCCAGCAAGAAATCAAAATCTCGCCATGCACGGAAAAGACTAAAAAGACATATCGCCTCCAACGTCTCGGGCACTAAGGCGTCTAGCATAGTTCAAAAAGAAAATTTTGTCCCCGATCGCAAGCCCCTTATGAAGGTCATCCCCCTGGAAAATGGGGATTATCTCCTTAAACCCCTTGATGGCAATAATGTTCAGAACAAGTCTCAGGAAGATACGGAGGGTAAGAACTCTATAGCAGACTCCCTGAATTCTGGCGGCAGTTCAAAACCCTCCCCAAATCCCGTATCTTCCCGGGTTGACCCCATTTCTTTAAAGGCGGTCAGCCCCGAGCCAACAGGCCTCTCGCACACAGATAAGCCCATAGAAGAAGGCTACTGCAAGCGTTTTGCCAACCTGCTGCTGACAACGGCAAAGCAACTGTTAGGCGCTCCTTACAGGCTGGGCGGTGTGTCGGGGTTAAGTGGCATTGACTGTTCCGGATTTGTACAAAAGGTCTTTGCTAAATTCGGCGTACACTTACCCCGCTCCAGCCGGGAACAAATAAAAGTAGGCATGCTGGTGACAAATAAATTTGACTGGTCAAAGCTCCGAATAGGCGATGTCCTGTTTTTTAGGCGGTCTCCATCGTCAGGGCAAATTGGGCATACTGGAATTTACATAGGTGAAGGCAAGATGATCCATGCCGCCCGGAGAGACAGGAGTGTAACCATTTCTTCCTTGGAAAAGCCTTACTATAAGAAGACCTTCGTAGCTGCGAAACGATTTTTTATCTTCTCCCCGCCCCAGTCTGGTAACATTTAA
- a CDS encoding HD domain-containing protein translates to MANELILLKERLNARERQHLSSYATFSAEAVRRQPEERLLHGHRQEFSVDADRILHSQAYTRYIDKTQVFSLIKNDHITHRVLHVQLVSKVGRTIGRYLGLNEDLIEAIALGHDIGHPPFGHDGEGYLSEICVRHGIGAFQHNIQSVRFLEKIERKGCGWNLSLQVLDGILCHDGEVHNARLAPQKKKTFSALEQEMETKKKNPRTELIPMTMEGCVVRMADTISYIGRDVEDAIRLNLIRREDIPERCKKRLGDTNGSIVYNLVEDILLSSMGKNFVAFSPEVADTLKEMKDFNIERIYRNPAIKTQAAKIKRLYDDLFAKYLKDILDNNQESGIFKDFLEGMIPSYQEETEPAEVARDFIAGMTDEYFLEQGQIAFMPHPLPRKF, encoded by the coding sequence ATGGCTAACGAACTTATATTGTTAAAAGAGAGATTAAATGCGCGAGAGCGGCAACATCTCTCATCCTATGCTACATTCAGCGCTGAAGCAGTGCGCCGACAACCGGAAGAACGCTTACTCCATGGCCATAGACAGGAATTTTCAGTCGATGCCGATCGCATCCTGCACTCCCAGGCCTACACCCGCTATATTGATAAGACACAAGTCTTCTCTCTCATCAAAAATGACCATATTACGCACCGCGTCCTCCACGTCCAATTAGTGTCAAAGGTAGGCCGGACTATTGGCCGGTATCTGGGACTGAACGAGGACCTTATTGAGGCTATAGCCCTGGGCCATGACATCGGGCATCCTCCTTTTGGCCATGACGGGGAGGGTTATCTCTCTGAAATATGTGTAAGGCACGGTATAGGTGCGTTCCAGCACAACATCCAGAGCGTGCGTTTCCTGGAAAAAATTGAACGTAAAGGCTGCGGATGGAACCTATCCTTACAGGTTCTAGACGGCATATTATGCCATGATGGTGAAGTGCACAACGCCCGTCTTGCCCCGCAGAAGAAAAAGACATTCTCTGCGTTAGAACAGGAGATGGAGACTAAGAAAAAAAATCCTAGGACAGAACTTATCCCCATGACCATGGAAGGATGCGTAGTGCGCATGGCAGACACCATCAGTTATATAGGGCGGGATGTAGAAGATGCCATCCGACTTAATCTTATCCGGCGTGAAGATATTCCTGAGCGCTGTAAAAAAAGATTGGGTGATACAAACGGCTCGATAGTCTATAACTTAGTAGAAGATATTCTGCTGTCGAGTATGGGGAAAAATTTTGTTGCCTTCAGTCCGGAAGTGGCCGATACCCTGAAGGAAATGAAAGATTTTAACATCGAAAGGATATATCGAAATCCGGCGATAAAGACCCAGGCGGCAAAAATCAAACGCCTCTACGACGATCTCTTTGCAAAATATCTAAAGGATATCCTGGACAACAACCAAGAATCAGGCATCTTTAAAGACTTTTTAGAGGGGATGATCCCATCCTACCAGGAAGAAACAGAGCCGGCCGAAGTAGCGCGCGACTTTATCGCCGGCATGACAGATGAGTATTTTCTGGAGCAGGGGCAAATAGCCTTCATGCCTCACCCCTTGCCGCGTAAATTTTGA
- a CDS encoding sulfite exporter TauE/SafE family protein — MAKLPGVMTFNPTYSNFILFIMAGIIVGIAASFTGLGGGFIIVPLLIFIGFSAQEAVGTSFAAILVISLSAVFAHSKFQHVDFKVGALLGLGGILGAQVGARLLQNVSTSTFKKIFAVVLLLLAAKIFFQK; from the coding sequence TTGGCTAAATTACCAGGTGTCATGACGTTCAACCCCACCTACAGCAACTTTATTTTATTTATAATGGCCGGGATAATAGTGGGTATAGCGGCCAGTTTTACCGGATTGGGCGGGGGTTTTATTATAGTTCCGCTCCTGATCTTCATCGGCTTTTCAGCTCAGGAGGCGGTGGGGACTTCTTTCGCGGCCATACTGGTTATTTCCCTCTCAGCGGTGTTTGCCCATAGTAAGTTTCAGCACGTGGATTTCAAGGTAGGAGCCCTGCTTGGCCTGGGTGGAATTTTAGGCGCCCAAGTCGGAGCAAGACTATTGCAAAACGTTTCTACAAGTACCTTCAAGAAGATATTTGCCGTCGTCTTGCTACTCCTGGCGGCAAAGATATTTTTTCAGAAATGA
- a CDS encoding thymidylate synthase: MRMENIEARDLPDAWFQCVYHIIEKGHTYTIERGSYEGQKRLEFDFVVVRIKYPGVRPLIPDIPPSLGIPNPVAPGYVEEYLPYLMTSARRPNEEYTYGQYLEPQIQEVIRMYKEDGHGTNQAYMTVGDPSTIYLNDPPCLRGIDTRIRYGKLHFMVYFRSWDLWNGFPANLAAIQMLKEYMAQEIGVEDGEIIASSKGLHLYDYAWELAKLRTMKVAKS, translated from the coding sequence CTGCGCATGGAAAATATTGAGGCCCGGGACCTGCCCGATGCCTGGTTCCAATGTGTCTATCACATCATAGAAAAGGGACACACCTATACTATCGAACGCGGCAGTTACGAAGGGCAAAAGCGGCTGGAGTTTGACTTTGTGGTGGTGCGTATAAAATATCCCGGCGTGCGGCCCCTTATTCCAGACATCCCGCCGTCCCTAGGCATACCAAATCCTGTAGCGCCGGGCTATGTAGAGGAATATCTCCCTTACCTCATGACCTCGGCCCGCAGGCCAAACGAAGAATATACATACGGTCAATATCTGGAACCGCAGATCCAAGAAGTCATTCGTATGTATAAAGAGGACGGCCACGGCACCAATCAGGCCTATATGACCGTGGGCGACCCCTCTACCATATACCTCAATGACCCTCCCTGTTTGCGCGGTATTGATACGCGTATCCGCTACGGCAAACTCCATTTCATGGTCTATTTCCGCTCCTGGGACCTGTGGAACGGCTTTCCGGCCAACTTGGCGGCCATACAGATGCTCAAAGAGTATATGGCCCAGGAGATTGGCGTGGAAGACGGAGAGATCATTGCCAGCAGTAAGGGTCTCCATCTGTATGACTATGCCTGGGAACTGGCCAAATTGCGCACCATGAAAGTGGCCAAATCATAA
- a CDS encoding NAD(P)/FAD-dependent oxidoreductase yields MPVKVLVIGGGASGLMAAGRAAACGASVTLLEKMPRLGLKLGITGKGRCNVTNIGAINDYVANFTPDSRFLINAFNRFFHGDLIDFLDRWGVPTVVERGQRVFPASNRALDVVSALLRFTKEHDVSIIKNCAVKHIRMENNRLVGLDTSCGYLAADRVILATGGASYPQTGSTGDGFRMAQELGHTIVPIRPYLVPLLIKEPCVKKLQGLALKNVRASVYAREKKIGEEFGEMLFTHFGISGPIILSLSRVVVDHMDKGRIEIALCLKPALDARTLDARLIREFHSQGKRQFKNILLALLPQRLAAIVPNLLAIPGEKKGAEITIEERRKLADFLHDWRLTLTGVRPLEEAIVTAGGVLTREINPVTMESKKIRGLYFCGEIIDLQAKTGGYNLQMAFTTGWVAGESAARK; encoded by the coding sequence GTGCCAGTAAAGGTCTTAGTCATTGGCGGCGGGGCCTCGGGTCTTATGGCCGCAGGCAGAGCGGCGGCTTGTGGGGCCAGTGTAACCTTGCTGGAAAAAATGCCGCGGCTTGGCCTAAAACTGGGCATCACAGGCAAGGGACGCTGCAATGTTACCAATATCGGCGCTATCAACGATTATGTAGCCAACTTTACACCAGATAGCCGCTTTTTGATCAATGCCTTCAATCGGTTTTTCCACGGCGATCTCATAGACTTCTTAGACAGATGGGGTGTGCCGACGGTGGTGGAACGCGGACAGCGCGTCTTTCCGGCCTCCAACCGCGCCCTTGATGTGGTCAGCGCCCTATTGCGATTCACCAAAGAACACGACGTATCCATCATTAAAAACTGTGCGGTGAAGCATATCCGGATGGAGAATAACCGGTTAGTTGGATTAGACACGAGTTGCGGCTATCTCGCCGCCGACCGGGTCATACTGGCTACGGGCGGGGCCTCGTATCCCCAAACCGGTTCCACCGGGGATGGGTTTCGGATGGCTCAGGAGTTAGGGCACACCATAGTCCCTATTAGGCCCTATCTCGTGCCTCTTTTGATAAAAGAACCTTGTGTTAAAAAACTCCAGGGGCTGGCTCTTAAAAATGTCCGGGCCTCTGTCTATGCCCGTGAGAAAAAGATCGGCGAAGAGTTCGGAGAGATGCTTTTTACCCATTTCGGCATCTCGGGCCCGATCATCCTGAGCCTGAGCCGGGTGGTGGTGGATCACATGGATAAGGGCCGGATAGAGATCGCCCTCTGTCTGAAACCAGCCCTGGATGCCAGGACCCTGGATGCCAGATTGATAAGAGAATTCCATAGTCAGGGGAAAAGACAGTTCAAAAATATCCTGTTAGCGCTGCTTCCCCAACGGCTGGCAGCTATTGTTCCAAATCTGCTTGCTATTCCGGGAGAGAAAAAAGGCGCAGAGATTACCATAGAAGAGCGGCGCAAGTTGGCAGATTTCCTGCACGATTGGCGGCTTACCTTAACCGGTGTCCGGCCCCTTGAAGAGGCTATTGTGACCGCAGGCGGGGTGTTGACGAGGGAGATCAATCCCGTTACCATGGAATCAAAAAAGATCCGGGGACTCTACTTTTGCGGTGAGATTATAGACCTCCAGGCCAAGACCGGCGGTTATAACCTACAGATGGCCTTCACCACCGGCTGGGTAGCGGGAGAATCTGCTGCAAGAAAATGA
- the rlmN gene encoding 23S rRNA (adenine(2503)-C(2))-methyltransferase RlmN, with translation MEATKIDLRDMTLPELESWVLSAGLERFRAGQIFRWLWRSDVTSFDQMTDLGKELREKLLEFSYISHLHTKEIERSQDGTQKFLFALSDGNHIESVLIPEKGHYTLCLSSQAGCAMGCRFCLTGRGGFKRNLKAPEIVSQVLAVQRTLLPGEKLTNLVFMGMGEPLANYENVLKSLQILLADKGCGFSSRRVTVSTCGLVPQMEKLGKDITVNLAVSLHAPDNETRSFLMPINRTYPLEVLIEACRRFPLPQRRMITFEYLLINGVNDSPEQARALAKLLRDSRAKINLIPFNAYPGSEFKPPPPEKILAFQQILIKNHYTTMIRQSKGADISAACGQLHAHVVYGSQRSEEAV, from the coding sequence ATAGAAGCAACAAAAATCGACTTACGAGATATGACCCTACCCGAATTAGAGAGCTGGGTTTTATCTGCTGGCCTGGAGCGTTTCCGTGCCGGACAGATCTTCCGCTGGCTTTGGCGCAGCGATGTAACGTCCTTTGACCAGATGACCGATCTCGGGAAGGAACTGCGGGAAAAACTATTAGAGTTTTCTTATATCAGCCACCTTCATACCAAAGAGATTGAAAGATCGCAGGACGGCACACAAAAATTTCTCTTTGCGCTTTCAGACGGCAACCATATTGAGAGTGTTCTCATCCCGGAAAAAGGGCATTACACGTTGTGCCTGTCATCCCAGGCAGGCTGCGCCATGGGATGCCGGTTTTGTCTTACCGGAAGGGGCGGATTTAAACGTAACCTAAAGGCCCCGGAGATTGTAAGTCAGGTCTTGGCGGTCCAAAGGACGCTTCTCCCCGGGGAGAAGCTGACCAATCTGGTCTTTATGGGCATGGGCGAGCCCTTAGCCAACTATGAAAATGTTCTGAAGAGCCTGCAGATACTCCTTGCAGACAAGGGCTGCGGCTTTTCCAGCCGGAGGGTCACCGTATCCACGTGCGGGCTTGTACCCCAGATGGAAAAGCTGGGTAAGGATATCACGGTAAATCTGGCTGTCTCTCTCCACGCCCCGGATAATGAGACTCGCAGTTTTCTCATGCCCATCAACCGGACTTATCCCCTGGAGGTATTAATCGAGGCCTGCCGGCGCTTTCCCCTGCCGCAGCGGCGTATGATAACCTTCGAGTATCTTCTTATAAACGGGGTCAATGATTCCCCGGAGCAGGCCCGGGCCTTAGCCAAGCTATTAAGGGATAGCCGGGCTAAAATCAATCTTATCCCGTTTAATGCCTACCCGGGTTCAGAGTTCAAGCCCCCGCCACCGGAAAAGATCCTCGCCTTTCAGCAAATACTGATTAAAAACCATTACACAACGATGATCCGTCAGAGTAAGGGCGCCGATATCTCGGCGGCCTGCGGGCAATTGCACGCTCATGTTGTATATGGAAGCCAGCGAAGCGAAGAAGCCGTATAA
- the yedF gene encoding sulfurtransferase-like selenium metabolism protein YedF, whose translation MQPIDCRGLACPQPVLRTKQALEEISTGSIIVIVDNEAAKGNVTRFAESQGCKVSVEEKEGVFYLAIEKKEESKTTGTMPPNFLTCQPGQQKMPSKKETAFVFKSDQMGAGDAALGKILVQALLKTLSSVDEKPNKLIFYNRGVYLAIEGSEVLPILKDLAANGMEILVCGTCLDYYHLKEKLAVGTISNMFSILETMAKADKVIFP comes from the coding sequence GTGCAACCCATTGACTGTCGGGGGCTGGCCTGTCCTCAGCCGGTTCTTCGCACCAAGCAGGCCCTGGAAGAGATATCCACAGGCTCAATAATAGTTATAGTTGATAACGAAGCCGCTAAAGGAAATGTTACCCGCTTTGCGGAGAGCCAGGGATGTAAGGTCTCTGTTGAAGAAAAGGAGGGGGTTTTCTATCTCGCCATCGAAAAAAAAGAAGAGAGTAAGACAACCGGTACAATGCCTCCCAATTTTTTGACCTGTCAGCCGGGCCAACAGAAGATGCCCTCAAAAAAGGAGACCGCCTTTGTCTTTAAATCGGATCAAATGGGCGCCGGAGATGCAGCCCTGGGCAAGATACTCGTTCAGGCCCTGCTCAAGACCTTGTCCAGCGTGGATGAAAAACCAAACAAGTTGATCTTCTACAACCGTGGAGTATATTTAGCTATAGAAGGTTCAGAGGTACTTCCGATATTAAAAGACCTGGCGGCGAACGGTATGGAAATTCTGGTCTGTGGCACCTGCCTGGATTATTATCACCTGAAAGAAAAACTGGCTGTCGGCACTATTTCCAACATGTTTTCCATCCTGGAAACCATGGCCAAGGCCGATAAGGTCATTTTCCCATAA